A window of Variovorax paradoxus genomic DNA:
CGCGCCTACGAGGCTTGCGTGAAAGACTTCGAGCCCTGCCTGCAGGCGCTCACGGCCAGCGTGAGCGGCCTTTCCCCCGACAACCAGCGCGACCAGTGGAACCGCATCAAGCAGCTGATGCGCGACGACACCACCACCAAGGTGGCGCTCGGCGCCTTCGATGGCCAGCGCGTGAAGACCGACTACGAGCTGGTGTCTTCGCTGATCGGCATCGACAAGCCCTACGACCCCGCGACGCTCTTCACCAACGAGTTCCTCGACAAGGGCGTGCGCATGACGCCCAACTAAGGATGGCGCCGGACCGGCCCCGTCAGCCCTCGTAGGGCGGGATCGGTCCCTGGTCGGAAGGCGAGGGCGGCGGCACGTCGCCGTTCTTTTGCCGCTCGCGGAACAGCGCGGCGCGCATCAGGAAGATGGTGGTGACTGGCGTGGTGAGCGCCACGAACAGCACGATCAGCACGCCGTGCAGCGAGAAGCCGTGGTCCTGCGCCGAGAAATACACGATGGTGGCGACCGTCATCGACCACACGCCGCCGGTGGCACCCAGCGTGGGCGCGTGGATGCGGCGAAAGAAGCTCGGCAGCCGCACCAGGCCGAAGGAGCCGATGGCCGCGAAAGCCGCGCCAAGCACCACGAAGACGGCGGTGACGATCTCGGCCCACAGCGGCAGCGAGTCGTTCATTCGATCACCTCCCCGCGCAGCAGGAACTTGGCCATCGCCGTCGAGCTGACGAAGCCGAAGAGCGCGATCAGCATCGCGGCCGCGAAGTACACGTCGCTCGAGTAGACGATGCCCAGCACCAGCATCATCAGCATGCCGTTGATGTAGAGGCAGTCCAG
This region includes:
- the mnhG gene encoding monovalent cation/H(+) antiporter subunit G, which encodes MNDSLPLWAEIVTAVFVVLGAAFAAIGSFGLVRLPSFFRRIHAPTLGATGGVWSMTVATIVYFSAQDHGFSLHGVLIVLFVALTTPVTTIFLMRAALFRERQKNGDVPPPSPSDQGPIPPYEG
- a CDS encoding K+/H+ antiporter subunit F; translation: MTPILFWSLKFALFLLAVAMLCAVARLLIGPSAQDRVMALDCLYINGMLMMLVLGIVYSSDVYFAAAMLIALFGFVSSTAMAKFLLRGEVIE